A window of Rhizobium tumorigenes genomic DNA:
AAGACCTTGTGGAGGGAGACCTACGAGGTGCGGGAGGCACTGAGCTATCCGGTCCAGCGCAACCTCGACAACCCGGCATACCCGGTCCTCTCGTGGGGCTTGAATGGCTTGAACGCCTCGCAGCAAGCCCCGGTCGACCAAGCGGGGCTTTGGCGGGCGATCGCCGGCGCTGTGTTCGAGACTCAGCGGATCGACCCCAAAGCGTGGTTGTTCAACGGCGCAATTCCGCCAATTACCCGGATCACCGTACAACTGGGCGCCGCGCTTGCCAAGTTGGGCATTGTGCCCCTCGATGATCTAGCCTGTTTTTTGGGCGATCAGCTTGACCCGACCGCGGAACACGTCCGGCTTTGGCAAATCGCACGGGCCGAAGCCTCTGATGCGCTGACACTGGAGGTCGGCCGCAAGGTCGGCGCCGCCTTGGTGCGTGAGGCAATCGAGATCGCCCTCAGCGAGCCGCAGCCCAACTGGGATATGGCGTTGGACCCTGCCGCCAAGGTGGATCTAGCGGACTTCGCGCGGCGCCTCTGACGCTCGTTGGGGTCCAGTTTCCGACACTCCCTGTTCATGAGCGAAGGTCGGCTTTTTGGGAGCAATGCAAACATCATCGAATGTCTGATTAGAAGGCGCAAAGCAGTCCTTGCGTGCGGGCCGCGAGTGGCTCATCAGAATCGCGTTGCCAGCATCGTAGCTCTTGAAAAGAATCGAACCGTCGACCCGCTTCCCAAGCACAGCGAAGGGTGCGGAAACTCATAAAATCAACGATTTAGCGCTCGTGAAAACAGCAAGAACTCTGAAGGCTTCTCTTCAAAAATTGACTCGCGCTATACGCGTGCAAAGAGTTACTAATGACGGCATGCTAGAGGACCTTCCGTGCCGTTCTATTTCCGCAAATCGATATCTGCCGGCCCCTTCCGGTTCAACTTCTCTAAAGGCGGCGTTGGCGTTTCGGTCGGCATACGCGGATTACGAATTGGAACCGGACCACGGGGCCACTACGTCCATGCCGGCCGCAACGGCTTCTACTACCGGGCATCAATCGGCAAAGCCGGCAAGAAGGCCTCCCGGACCGACTATGACTTGATCCCCGAAGACACACGCTTGGGGGAACCTGGTGTCGACATGATCGCGATCGATTCCGGCGACGTCATGATCATGCGGGACGAGAAGTTCAGCGATTTGCTCGACGAAATCAATACGAAAAACCAACAGGTCAGATTGGCCACGGCATTCGGCTGGACGACAGCAATCCTGGGGTTGCTGATAGCGCTCATGACGGGACCACCGGGCATCATGGTGATGTTGGGCGCCCTACCAGCGTACGCTGTCGGCACATGGTTGGATTCTTACCGCCGCACAACCGTTCTCTATTACGATATCAGTGACGGGTTCGAGCAGGCCTACAAGAAGCTTACCGACGGCTTTGACGGACTGAACGCCTGCAATGCCAAATGGCATATTGCGGCCGGTGGGGCGATCCAGGACTTGAAGACCTGGAAACGAAATGCTGGGGCCTCCCATCTGGTCAGCAAGAAAACGACCACTTTGGCCTACGCCCTTCCAAGGGTCATCAAGAGCAATGTCACGCCGCCATCTCTCCACGTCGGCCGCCAGATCATATACTTCCTGCCGGACGTTGCTCTCATCGCCGACGGCAGTAAAATTGGTGCCGTGGGATACGATGACCTCCAGATCCGATACCAAGATTCTCATTTTATCGAATCCGGCACTGTCCCGCGAGACGCAAAGGTCGTGGATCATACTTGGCAACATCCCAACAAAGGTGGTGGCCCGGACCGACGCTTTGCCAGCAATCGGCAAATTCCGATCTGCCTCTACGAGACGATGCATCTCCACAGCAATTCGGGTTTGAACGAACTCGTTGAATTCTCCAAAACTGGCCAGGCAGCGTCGTTCGTAGCTGCATGCAAGGCGCTGGCCAAGGCGAGGGAGGAAGCCGTGTTGGCTCCAGCGCAGGTGGCACTCGCTGAGCTGCGAACGACGGACGCATCTGCGTCAGAGCCAATCGAAACAAACAAAAGCGGAAACTCGATTGCCTACGTCGTAGCACTGCTTGTCATTGGGGTTCCGGGTATCGTTCTGTTGGCAAACCATAGCCAGACGACCACTCCTGCGTCTGGATATAAGCCGGTCTTTGCCAGCACGCCCTCTGCAACTACGTCGACCGCCAGCAGCGGCCCTGGTGTACCCCGCAGCCCGGCGCATCTCGTCAGCTCAGCAGGTGTTGCGGCGCAATCGCCTGTGGCGATCTCCGCTGACGCAGGGACCGTCGCGCCAACGGCGGACGCGATTCAATCCGCAATCCAAACGGCAGCACTGACTTCTCCGCCGGACGGTGACGCTTTCGAAACCCTAGTCTCGATGATTTCCGTACCAGAGCCACGAGCGGAGACGCCAATTTCGCCACCGCCGCAACCGGCTCCGAAATTTGGCTATATCAGGCTGCCCCTGCAACTTCGTGAGGGTCCCAGCCCCGCCTACTTGGTCGTCACCAGCGTAGCTCAAAACCTTCAGGTCGCCATCATTGGCCAAGAGAACGGTTGGATACGCGTCAGCGCTGGACCCGACGCCATAGGTTGGGTGGCTAAAGACATGGTCGGCAAGGCTCCCATCGTGCTTCAGAAGCCAAAGGTCCAGCAGCCCATAAAGTCGGCGGCGACAGCTCCCCGTCGTGAGAACGGTCGATAGTTCTTGTTTGCTCAATCGCCGCCGCAGTATTGCCAGCCAATCCCCGCTTGGTAGCACCATCCGGCAACATTCAATTGTTTGCCTAGTTGATTCTGTGATTGGCAGGCGGCGGCATCGGTCGGACCTTCTTGGCTGGAGAGACGGCAGTTGGTGGCATCTACAATCCAGCGCCGGATGATCCGATCCGGGCCACCGGGATTCTTATCAGTTTCGATGATTTTCCCGGTCTCCGACAGTATCTTTCCGGTCGTCGGGTTCCATACCAACGCGAAGTTCACCGCCCCGGATGAGGATTTCTGCCGGACAATGCTTGAGGCATACCAGTCAACGATCCCGAAAATTGCACACGTATTGGAGCATGAGGCATGGGCAGTGCTGCTGCGAACGGCGTAAATGCGGGCGGGCCAGCGATCAGCGAAGGTCTCCTTTTCCGCCAGCACGGCCGCAGCCGAGAGCTGCTTCCCGTAGTAGGTCAGGCTATCCGCATAGGAATTCCGCAAGAACGACATCGCTAACTGCTTTGGCTGTGACCAGGCAGCGTTGAACTGATTGAAGAAGCCCAGCGCCGTCTCAACTGCCTCCGACGTTGCCATCGATCCCTGTGCCTGCTCGACGTGTTGCCCGGCTGATATGGAAGGATCTGTAGTCACACGCATCTGCCGCACCTCAACCTCGCTGAGGTATCGTGGTGTCTCGCGCTGAGCCTGGCTGAGATCGAACAGCTCCGGGACTACCCCCATCTCAGTCAGGTACTGCTTTACGATGGGCTCGGCTGTTGCAGCGTCAGAAAGCCCCTGCCCGGCATCGCTGCTATCGAGAAAGCCCGACGCCTGGACGGCTATCGAGCCCGCTTCCGCATATCGCTCCACGCCGCCAAAATAAGCCAGCAAGCAGGCAGCGGTGCACGTGGAGTTCTTGATTTGTAGAGTCGTCAATCCCAGCCCACGGATCGTTCGGCCGAACTTCATGGCGGTTGGCCGATCACCGCCGGTGGAGAGGAGCGACACCAGCTTAGTTGGGAAGCTATCCAGCTCGTGGGCCATGACGTTCGGATCGTCAGTGGGCTCGAATTGTCCTTGGATGAGAAGAACGTTCAACCCATTAGTCGAAGCCAAGTGTTTATACATCAGCGCGGCATGGGCCTCGCCAGATTGGCTGAAGGCGAAAAGTGCTGCCAGACATCCTAAGGCCAGCCCGAGCCTTGCCGTCGTGGTCATCACGCTTCGACACCTTTCAATTGGCTGAGATCCCTAGAGCGGTCAGGACCTCCGGCGTGATCGTGCCGGTGACCTTCAGCTTGTAGGCATCTTGCATCTTCGACAACCCGACCTTCGTCGCGGCATCCACCTGCCCCGTTATCGGACCCGGGTAGTATCCGAACGCGACCAGCCCGGTTTGGACTTGGATGACGATCCGCTTGAACCGGTCGGTGTTGCCCGGCAGGACCTTGAGCGACGGCGGCGCTGCTGGAGCGGATGCGACTGCGGGAGGCGGAGCGACTGGCTGTGGCGCAGCGGGCTGAGGAGCGGCATAAACTGCGGCAGGCGGCGTATAGGTGGCAGCCGGAGGGTGATAGACGGGCTTTGGTGCGTAGTTCGGAGCGGGATCAGGGGCAGTATACGTGCTGTCATAGGTCGCGCGGGGAATATATCCGCTCCCGGCACTCGAAGCATGGCTTGCATGGGATGCGTGACTCGCATGCGACCTGTGCCCAGCAAGCGTGTAAACGTGCTTGATGCGGAGACGCTCGAATATCGACTGAGGGCTTTTCTTTTCCGCCATCCCGCTGACCGGGGCTGCGTCGGATTTCGCTGGCATGAAGCCCGCCGCTATCAACGACGGAATCAGATAAACCTTACGTTTCATTGTGCAGCGAGTCCCCCGAAACCCTGGGTATGCTTATACCACTCGAAAAAACCACCACAAGCCGAGCGCACGGCGCAACCATCGCAAAACTCCAGATATTTTCGTTTCCAGTCGGAGATCGTGGAAGGGGCAAGATGTCGGTATGCCTTTGGGACTGAGCACAAAGGAAAGTTGTAGAGTAAGACCCTGATGTCGTGGGCGATTGCTACGTTCACCGCTGTCTTCAGTAAGCCGAAGTCGAGGGAGGTATCTTGGAAGGAAGACGACCAATTCATCCGTCCGTATCCGATGTTCTCAAGCTGCATCAAGGCCCAGACATCGAGAAATGGCAGCCGCGTCGTGACATAGGATGCTAGCGCGGGAAGATGAGCCCAGTTTTGGCGGAGGATGACTGTTCTCAGCTCAACCGACGCTCCTGCCCGGATCAAAAGCTGGAACGATTTCTGCAGCCGATCAAAAGCACCTTGCTTTCCAACGATGCTGTCATGGACCTGGGCATCAGCGGCGTATAGCGGGATGCCCCAGAGCATCCTGGCCCATCCGATATCTGCGAGCGTTTCCATATCTCCAGCTTCGAAGAACTGGCCATTGCTCAGGATGTGGAAACGTAGGTCCGGTCGAGCGGCAGTGACAGATCGCAGGAACCGGAACAGCTTTTCCTTGTGCAGGAGCGGCTCTCCTCCAGTGATGCCGATGTAGGCGTTTTGAGGAGCGAGCTGGGCTGCGATCTCAAGGTACTCGAAAACGTCGACGTGATACTTTTTGGGTGGCTGCGAACACATGACGCAAAGCTGATCGCATTGCTCTGTCACCAGGAAGGTGTTGTGTTTGGATCCTGCCCTCACGAGACGCCGCGCCGCGCTGCCATCATGGGGGATCAGCAAAACATCACCGTCGAGAGGCGTAGTTGCTGGCGCGTGAACTGTCAGCGAAAATCCATGGAAGTCGAATTCCCGCGATACCTTGTCTGCCCCAATCAAAAAAGCATCGTGCTCGCCCTGCTCCCCGGCAAGGAACGTCTCACGGAGCCGGACGACCAGCGGGCGGTCCAAAGGTGGAGCATCAACCCTTAGGCGGAGATCGATCATGAATGGACCTTAGCCAGGCTTGGATCGAATTCAGGGATGCCAGCCCATATTGCGAGAGATTTGTGGACCTTCGGGTCATTCGAATAAAGCAGCTCGAATACCTTGTCGAAGATGGCTGTATGGCGTTGGCAGAAATGCGTCAGGTTCTTCGGCATGTCGATGCGGCCGTACCGGGAGAGGTCATCGACGAGGTCGACCCCGCAAAACGCTTGGTAAGGACAGTGAATGCAATCTGGGTCGCAGATATTGCTGGCTTCGCTATTGAGCGTATTGATCACACGCCGCTGCAACCCGGTACCCACGTTACCCATGCTCAGGTCCAGTTGCCCTACTCGTGTCACCATCCTCGCTTCATCCGTTGGATAGAATGTCCCGTCGTAGTCGATGACGAGATAGCTGCGCCCGATGACGTTTGGGTTGCGGAGATCAACATGGCCGTCATGCCCAGATCGGAGGACCCGTCGCAGACAGTGGACGAAATAATATTCTTCTACGGGAAGCTCTGCAGTTGCATTGTGCTCAATCAGCGCGTCGATGAAGGCTGCGTGATAGGAGTTCCACTCCATCGTCGTATCCTTGGCATCAAATTTTTTGCGCGCGAAACCTTGAAAATTGACAGGGCGGAGGAAAATTGACCGCAAACCGAACTCTCCGAACGCCTCGATGATATCAGTGGGCGACGGCAGATTGCGGATGTCGAGAGTAGGTAGAGCGGAGACGTGCCCATCGTCTAAGTGGTCGACTGCATACCGGAGGTTAGCGAAGAAGGCGTTGGTATCGTCGGACGTAATCGTCCTCTGCCGCTCATGCGTCAGCCGATTGCCGTCCAGCGAGGTACTGACATACGTGTCGGCCGCCGCCAGGAAGCTCCAGGCCTCAGGACTGACTGTCTGCAGATTGGTGCAGACGACGAACTCCGCTTCCTCGAACCGCCGGCGTGTGAAGTTGCGAACTGCCTCCAGTAGATCCAAACGCAGCAGCGGCTCACCACCCTGGAATTCGATCTCGATCCTGCTCGTTGGCAGCGCGTCGAGGAATTGGATCACCTGATCGAGTGTTTCCTGATCCCAATCAAAGCCAGCAGCGCCTTCATTTACCCTGGACACCTGGCAATAACCGCATGCCAGGTTGCAACGGAGAGTTGGTACAAGGATCAGGTATTGTAGCTCAGTTGGCGCATAAAGTCTCTTGGCCCAACGGTAGGCAAAGCCGGTGAAATCGAGATCGCCTTCTGTCGCGAAGCTATGGCCGTTTTCGGCAAGAAACCGGGTGTCGCCAGCGCTGAGCTGGTCAAACGCATACCGCTCCAGGAAAGCCTGGTCAGATCTGAAGTAGCCACCGGCATCGTCCGCAAACAAGAAGCTCTCGCCCGCAGCTGGCCGGAATTTCAACGGAAACACGGTCATTAGCCCATCACGCCTTCCATGAGCTTCATACGGAGAACGAGATTTTCGCTGTACACCTTCTGCCGGTACAAACCGAAATTGAGATCGCGTCTGATCGCATTAGCCACCGCTATGGGGCATTCGATCACCACTTGAGGCTCTTCAACCGAGAAACTGGCCGCCGGATACAAGAAGCCGAACCGGACTATTGTCTCTGCCAGGAATTGTAGGAACGAAGGCGGGACATCGATCTTCATCTTTATGTATTCTGCCCTCCCGACGTCCACTACATGCCCCCCCAACCCCGACGCTCATTCGCGTTTATGACCCTGGCTGGCACACTATCAGGTTGTTGGCTGTTTGTTGTAAAATCTTGCCGGACTTCGAGGAAAAGTTCGTACCAAAAGATTTTTTCAGACCCGATTGACTCTCTCATCGGCAGAGAACAAAATAGGAACATATTCCGCGATTGGGATTGTGTCTTACATTTTGGGGAGTGCCGACGTGTCAGCTATTGCTTGCCATGATGATATTGATTTGTCCGAAGAATGCTTGGTGAGAAGCTTGGTCGCCGCTTACGGGCGTGATGCGACTGCTGCGCTTCGCGCCGTGATTGAGGAAGCCGCATTCGAACAGAACGAGCTTCCGACGGCGCCCAGCATCGTCAGTAGTGGTTTCGCTCAGGGATGGCAGCCCCACTTCCAGCGGGAGGCTTGAAATGAGACAACGGCGCGGCGTTGAGTTGGCGCCATTCCCACCTGCAATTTTTCGGGAGTTGGATGGCTACGATTATGACACCATCCGGCTTTTGAAGGAATGGGAAGTGCTGGGAGCCAAGTGCGCACTATGCGGGAAGACTGTTTGGCTAGACAAAAGCGCCATTATCCAGCGCTATGGCAATCAGTACCTTGAATACATGGGTTGTAAACTTCGGTGTACCTGCAAGAACCGCGAGGGTTAATCGTGTGCTGATAGGAAGGCTTGGAAGAGTCTCAGATCGCTACTTGCGCTTGAAGGCATGTGAACCATCGGTCACGTTCGCAGCGCCAGAGCACAGTTAGGCCCAAGAATTGAAGAAAACTCGCCGGCGGTGACCGCATCTTCAAAGCTGCTCTGGTGGGTCAATGCCAAATTTGGCCCTTGCCCACTCATCAACGGCGCATCGCACGAAATCGAAGATCGCGGAAATATTAGTTCTCGCGACGCTCCGCCCGTTTGTCGATAGCTTCTGTCGGACCAATGGATGCAGGTTATCCGGTTCAAGGATGTTACCTCTGCCCATCGACTCCTCCACCAGCAATGGCAACAGCGAAAACAACCCCAATAAGTGCGCCTCACGCGCCTTGATCACCGATTTCAGGATACCAAAGGCTCCTCCGCCCTCAAACGCAGCCAGATCACGAGGCCCATCGTAAGCGTTGCTCCATCGTCGCCACCAGGTCTCATCGCGTGGAAATCCCGCCGTCGCAAAATGGCGTATCGGATTTCGCAAGATCTTTCGTCTGGAAGGCGTCGCCTCGGCATCTGGTATTCGCACGCGAACAGCTCCCCTGCCCTTTGCACGCATGAACAATCTCGATGTCTCCGCGTGGATCTCATTGCCATCAGCGCTGTAATCCCGCCGGAAGCCGCCCCATTGCTGATAGCTGGACAGCGTGTACCCGGCCACCTTATCATCGACGATCACATCGAGATCTTCGCCAACGAGATAGCGCGCCATATCGGCATCCACTCTGTCGGCTAACCTCTGGAAGCCTGGATGACCGTCGAGAAAGCGGTGGGGCACAGCGGTTGTCCCCTCGAACATGGCCGAACGCTTCTCGTTCGAAGCCGCTGTTTGAAAGGCTCGAACGTAGTGGTCGGAATATCTCGTATCGGCATCAGCTTGCAGGATAAGCAACCTATCGGGTTTGATGTTACGGGCGTCTGCGACCATGGTAGCTATTTCGTTCCCTTTGGCCCGTGGGGGAACATATCCGCGGTTCGATTCCTCTCCGACGAACACCAAGCCGACACCAGCGCGTTGCTGGATTTCTTTCAGCACAGCGAGGGTCCCATCTTTGGAGCCATTGTCGACTAGAACGAGGATCGTGTCCTTCGGCGGTGGGCCCTCACCAAACCCCAGCGACGCTGCCGTTGCCGGAATGAGATCACGTTCGTTTAGACAGGGGATAACGATCGCGGTTAGCATCCGTGACCTCCGCGCGAGAAAAGTCTGCAGATCGCTCCATTTGTGGCAGCCCGCTTAATCACGCCGAAGCCGCCGAACTAGACCTTCTCCAGACCATAAGCTTCTGTCGTTCCTGAGCCGACGTCTCGTCGATGAACCCCGCTTTTTCCGCAGCGCGTGCCGAGGCGATGTTCGATTTTTGCATGTGGGCGTAGATGACGACGTATTTGCTTCGCTCGCAGGCCCAACGATAACATAAGCTGCCGATACCACGACCTTGGCTCGTGATATTGAGATAGATCTGGATCGAAGCATGCTTGCCGATCGGTGACTCGTCGATCAAGTTGATGAAGACTTGTCCCGCCCGTTTGCCGCCCAATTGTATAAGCCAGGCTTCACCATCCGCTCCGCCGCCTCGTCCTTTCGTACCTTTTGCCCGCACAAGTTCGACTTCGTCTTCGGAGATAAGAACACGATTTTTTCGCGCCTTCCCCTTGTTGCGCGTCCCTTTGTCGGCGTGCCCGGAGAGCCCAGATCGCGCTGTCCCGCCCTCAAGCGTATCCAACCCAAGACAGCTCGCCAAATGTCGATCAACTTTCGCCCACAGTTCGGCCGGAAAGAAACCCGGTGAGAAAGCGAACACGACGTCCTCAATCACCTCTAGCAATCCGCGACGACGCAAAGCCTGGGTAAGCATCGTGATCTGAGCAAAGATCTTCTCGACGGGAGTATCGAGGCGCGCCGGACGTTCGCGCCAATCGCTGTCGCCATCATATCTGTTATTGAAATAGTCCATATCGATGTGGAGGAGCAGCGGACCACCTTGAATACCCTCCAACCAGTCGTCGACATCGGGCGTCAAACGGTAGTGCCCGGCACCTGTGCCGCTTGAGGGCTCGAGCGTAGCAACTGGTCGCGATGCACCAGGTTGAAGCAAATCGTCCGAATTGTCTTCGATACGGATTACAAAATCCCGAGTGGCCACGGCTTTTGGCGGCTGACACAGGTGTCTCACCTCTGCGAGCGGTACGGCAGCGAGGAACGGGGTCATGAAACTACCCATTCCGATCGCGCCGCTTTCGATCGCTTCAATTACCGTGTCCGGATCGGATAGGGAAATCTGGCGGTTCGTTATGAGATCCCGCCAGCCAGCTTCGTTCCGTTCAATACGTGGAGAGCCTAGATCGCGGTGATCGTCAACGTGAAGCAGAACCAGCGACGTCAATGTCTCGGTACCGCCCCGCCGTTTAAGCCATTCCGACCAGCTCGCTAATGTCCAGCTGTCGTAAAGGCAGCGCAGCAGTTTGGGAGAGCGACGGCGCGCGCGAGCCATTTCTTCACGTTTTAGGCCTTTGCCCCACCAATCGAGGCCCAGATCTAGCTTGTCGTCTATGTGTCGTTCCCGGCCGGAAGGCCAGCTCAAACTGAGATCCCACCCACTCGGTCCTAGCGACGCGATTGCGTCCTTGTCACAAAAATAATCGCGTAGACGGGCGTGCCGCTCGGTTTCGTCGAGTGGTAGGCTTTCGGTCGCCACGCGAATCCTGGTCATGCGGTAGCGAGCGACCGCGCTCCCGCCTTCTCCAGAACATCAATCAGCGCGTCACCGACAGATGTCATCTCGCAAGTGCGCAATGTCGATATGCCAAGCTTGAGATTGCGTTCTGTGTCAGCCAGCTGATTTAGAGCCCGGTTGTGCATACGCCGCGGTCCGTTTCTGAGCACGTGCTCCCAGAACCTCTTCAGTTCCACGAAGACAAACACGGCATGCAACAATCCGGAGGGCGGCCTTAGGTCGGCTCGCCAAGGCGAAACGACGCGCGGCGCGAAGGGGCTGACCGTCGGTCCGAAGCGTTCCAGAAGATACAGCTTCTGGTGACGATGTTCATGGATCAAGGAGTCCGCAAGGTCATAGGGGTCGATCAAGGAGTCACCCTGCGTCACGGAAACGAACAAAGCGCCCGGAACCGAGTCATCGCTGAACGAGACGATCTTCTCAGGATGAGCGGTCGGATCACGCACGAACTGCACCGCGTGGCATGCCGATGCAATCTCGTCGGCAAGCGCCGGACGCCATTGTCTCACGACGCTCAGTGCTTCCCGCACCACTGCGCGCGCGTCAGTGGCGATGCCTTCAGGTTCGAAGTAGATCTGTTCTCCGAATGGCGTACGTAGCCACACGTCGTCAGCCGCAATATCCATGCCGTTGTCCCGATGTCGATCGAAACCGGATGCCAGCGATACGAGATATGCACCGTCCGCGACGAGCGGCTTTCCGTCTACGTCGTGAATTGCTGCTCCTTTGAGATGTGCAAGGAACGTCCGCGTCCAGGCGACCGTGCCTGGTTGGCAAGCGACAGCTTCGAATTGATCTGATGGGAGATCCATGAGGGTGCGCGCCGCTGCGCCCACTGATTGATCGAGCGAAAGCGCATTGGCGAGTGCAGATCCAAATTCGCCGACATATTCACGTTGCGCGTCATCAATCAGCAGCGTCATAGCCGGATCAGCGGTTTCGGCGAATTCGAAACGTGCGAGATCAAACCCTTCCGGAAGTCGGGAATTGAGCGCGGGTTGATCCGCGACCAGACTGTCGGCAAGCCTCTTCTTGACATGCGAAATCAGGTTGAAGAGTTCGGCGCAATAGACTGAAGGATTATCGAATCCATTTGCGCCAAACCGGTGCGGGACCGATCCGCCGCCACAAATATCAACCACGGTGCAACTGAGGCACTTCG
This region includes:
- a CDS encoding DUF4236 domain-containing protein; the encoded protein is MPFYFRKSISAGPFRFNFSKGGVGVSVGIRGLRIGTGPRGHYVHAGRNGFYYRASIGKAGKKASRTDYDLIPEDTRLGEPGVDMIAIDSGDVMIMRDEKFSDLLDEINTKNQQVRLATAFGWTTAILGLLIALMTGPPGIMVMLGALPAYAVGTWLDSYRRTTVLYYDISDGFEQAYKKLTDGFDGLNACNAKWHIAAGGAIQDLKTWKRNAGASHLVSKKTTTLAYALPRVIKSNVTPPSLHVGRQIIYFLPDVALIADGSKIGAVGYDDLQIRYQDSHFIESGTVPRDAKVVDHTWQHPNKGGGPDRRFASNRQIPICLYETMHLHSNSGLNELVEFSKTGQAASFVAACKALAKAREEAVLAPAQVALAELRTTDASASEPIETNKSGNSIAYVVALLVIGVPGIVLLANHSQTTTPASGYKPVFASTPSATTSTASSGPGVPRSPAHLVSSAGVAAQSPVAISADAGTVAPTADAIQSAIQTAALTSPPDGDAFETLVSMISVPEPRAETPISPPPQPAPKFGYIRLPLQLREGPSPAYLVVTSVAQNLQVAIIGQENGWIRVSAGPDAIGWVAKDMVGKAPIVLQKPKVQQPIKSAATAPRRENGR
- the hxsA gene encoding His-Xaa-Ser repeat protein HxsA, giving the protein MKRKVYLIPSLIAAGFMPAKSDAAPVSGMAEKKSPQSIFERLRIKHVYTLAGHRSHASHASHASHASSAGSGYIPRATYDSTYTAPDPAPNYAPKPVYHPPAATYTPPAAVYAAPQPAAPQPVAPPPAVASAPAAPPSLKVLPGNTDRFKRIVIQVQTGLVAFGYYPGPITGQVDAATKVGLSKMQDAYKLKVTGTITPEVLTALGISAN
- the hxsC gene encoding His-Xaa-Ser system radical SAM maturase HxsC; protein product: MIDLRLRVDAPPLDRPLVVRLRETFLAGEQGEHDAFLIGADKVSREFDFHGFSLTVHAPATTPLDGDVLLIPHDGSAARRLVRAGSKHNTFLVTEQCDQLCVMCSQPPKKYHVDVFEYLEIAAQLAPQNAYIGITGGEPLLHKEKLFRFLRSVTAARPDLRFHILSNGQFFEAGDMETLADIGWARMLWGIPLYAADAQVHDSIVGKQGAFDRLQKSFQLLIRAGASVELRTVILRQNWAHLPALASYVTTRLPFLDVWALMQLENIGYGRMNWSSSFQDTSLDFGLLKTAVNVAIAHDIRVLLYNFPLCSVPKAYRHLAPSTISDWKRKYLEFCDGCAVRSACGGFFEWYKHTQGFGGLAAQ
- the hxsB gene encoding His-Xaa-Ser system radical SAM maturase HxsB; the protein is MTVFPLKFRPAAGESFLFADDAGGYFRSDQAFLERYAFDQLSAGDTRFLAENGHSFATEGDLDFTGFAYRWAKRLYAPTELQYLILVPTLRCNLACGYCQVSRVNEGAAGFDWDQETLDQVIQFLDALPTSRIEIEFQGGEPLLRLDLLEAVRNFTRRRFEEAEFVVCTNLQTVSPEAWSFLAAADTYVSTSLDGNRLTHERQRTITSDDTNAFFANLRYAVDHLDDGHVSALPTLDIRNLPSPTDIIEAFGEFGLRSIFLRPVNFQGFARKKFDAKDTTMEWNSYHAAFIDALIEHNATAELPVEEYYFVHCLRRVLRSGHDGHVDLRNPNVIGRSYLVIDYDGTFYPTDEARMVTRVGQLDLSMGNVGTGLQRRVINTLNSEASNICDPDCIHCPYQAFCGVDLVDDLSRYGRIDMPKNLTHFCQRHTAIFDKVFELLYSNDPKVHKSLAIWAGIPEFDPSLAKVHS
- a CDS encoding glycosyltransferase family A protein, with the translated sequence MLTAIVIPCLNERDLIPATAASLGFGEGPPPKDTILVLVDNGSKDGTLAVLKEIQQRAGVGLVFVGEESNRGYVPPRAKGNEIATMVADARNIKPDRLLILQADADTRYSDHYVRAFQTAASNEKRSAMFEGTTAVPHRFLDGHPGFQRLADRVDADMARYLVGEDLDVIVDDKVAGYTLSSYQQWGGFRRDYSADGNEIHAETSRLFMRAKGRGAVRVRIPDAEATPSRRKILRNPIRHFATAGFPRDETWWRRWSNAYDGPRDLAAFEGGGAFGILKSVIKAREAHLLGLFSLLPLLVEESMGRGNILEPDNLHPLVRQKLSTNGRSVARTNISAIFDFVRCAVDEWARAKFGIDPPEQL
- a CDS encoding GNAT family N-acetyltransferase, which produces MSWPSGRERHIDDKLDLGLDWWGKGLKREEMARARRRSPKLLRCLYDSWTLASWSEWLKRRGGTETLTSLVLLHVDDHRDLGSPRIERNEAGWRDLITNRQISLSDPDTVIEAIESGAIGMGSFMTPFLAAVPLAEVRHLCQPPKAVATRDFVIRIEDNSDDLLQPGASRPVATLEPSSGTGAGHYRLTPDVDDWLEGIQGGPLLLHIDMDYFNNRYDGDSDWRERPARLDTPVEKIFAQITMLTQALRRRGLLEVIEDVVFAFSPGFFPAELWAKVDRHLASCLGLDTLEGGTARSGLSGHADKGTRNKGKARKNRVLISEDEVELVRAKGTKGRGGGADGEAWLIQLGGKRAGQVFINLIDESPIGKHASIQIYLNITSQGRGIGSLCYRWACERSKYVVIYAHMQKSNIASARAAEKAGFIDETSAQERQKLMVWRRSSSAASA
- the yhhB gene encoding cyclophane-forming radical SAM/SPASM peptide maturase YhhB codes for the protein MTDARITSFLVKVALRCNLDCDYCYVYHHADQSWRKMPKTMSAEVQAAFAARLREYVAAVGLKRAVVVFHGGEPLLAGVHAIVRFANDLRAAVGSDVSLDMAMQTNGLLLSDLTLDALEAADISVSLSLDGGREANDRHRVSRKGRSSYDRVMEGYNRLQAHPKIFAGVISVIDPEVQPDELFTFFDTLNPPKLDFLLPDAHHLRPPPGREGQPNRYQDWLVKAFDLWFDVYPHLPVRTFEALLDVAAGLPSATDAFGFGDVNLLSIETDGSYHDLDVLKITTDGATALPGSVRDAAISAVAASAGIEKHRSLLRKDGLSAKCLSCTVVDICGGGSVPHRFGANGFDNPSVYCAELFNLISHVKKRLADSLVADQPALNSRLPEGFDLARFEFAETADPAMTLLIDDAQREYVGEFGSALANALSLDQSVGAAARTLMDLPSDQFEAVACQPGTVAWTRTFLAHLKGAAIHDVDGKPLVADGAYLVSLASGFDRHRDNGMDIAADDVWLRTPFGEQIYFEPEGIATDARAVVREALSVVRQWRPALADEIASACHAVQFVRDPTAHPEKIVSFSDDSVPGALFVSVTQGDSLIDPYDLADSLIHEHRHQKLYLLERFGPTVSPFAPRVVSPWRADLRPPSGLLHAVFVFVELKRFWEHVLRNGPRRMHNRALNQLADTERNLKLGISTLRTCEMTSVGDALIDVLEKAGARSLATA